ggcacaaatatcaacttgtgcatcctacctggcctcacttactccatccctggatgttaatatttgtttcgaccaacaaagtatgaggcatatgatatctagttgagataccacttggctctttcttccattttagtgccgatgattagaatgtttggtcacctatacgccgcaatatactttgtagacgggcccccctttccctggccgccgttccgtgaacgagtccttgacgagacaacaacgccgacctgcctctccggcgcagcaccacttttcttctctcgccgtacaGTACGTGAACaagtccttaatgccaagacggtgccagcctccctagcatcatgccgacccctgttgccgcgcttcaggccgtgtctcacgcgccctgcactcttcgcctttttgcccggtgaacgaatagactaatcgttggaataaggaagccgatgacggccgattgcaatttaatcttgcgaccggccgtcatcagtttccttattccaacgatcagcctattggttcaccgggcaagaaggcgaacaaaGGCAGGCTggacacacggcttgaagcgcggcaacacggcccggcataatgctgggcaggccggcacggtctttgcatcaaggactcgttcactggacagcgagggactgccgtggttctgcaccggagatgcagatcggcgttgttgtgtcgtcaagcacccgttgacggaacgccggccggggaaagggggcccttctgcaaagtatacggcggtgtatactgcaactatggtttctgaccatagtatttgtgttgaccaacaatgtatgaggcacttattccattttgtcattccatttgctttgagattttcaaaatgccgatgattaaaatgtttggtcaccgtacactcgggggtggcgtaagtgagcctggtaagatagcacaaatatcaatctcttgtacatcctacctggcctcacttacaccatccctgaatgttaatatttgtgttgaccaacaatgtatgaggcatttattccatttctcttgtgcatcggacttgttggtctcactttcttccattttcatcatagtaggaactggatgaagaccccgatgcaagcgagcctggtgggtagagatgagggagcaaaggaggaaccggatgaagactactttgtatctcgaaattgtgaattttgtatgaattaagagttgtatgcaaaacatttgacacttgccactatatatgtatctcgatcgggctataagtaatgtgatgatgatgtctatgttatatctgtgcaatgtacatgatatttatattatatctgaatgttgctgtatataacctgtatattgctgtctataaactgcatgtgtatagcaggcagcacaaaatcgtgtataatacaagcaaattctgtggcgcactgaaaaccaattctgtggcgcacgcgtttctgtggcgcacctaagcacAAGTGCGCCacggaaaccttaattctgtggcgcatgggccggtgcgccacagaaaccttatttttgtggcgaagtttctgtggcgcacctcccatgcgccacagaatccatttttggtgcgccactgatgaggcttttcctactagtgtaaattgggacaaccgggggGAAggttgtgatatgaggatcacatgtgttcacggaatgttaatgctttgctccggtactctattaaaaggagtaccttaattaccagtagtttccctagacgcccggctgccaccggctggtaggacaaaagatgttgtgcaagtttctcattgcgagcacgtacgactatatacggaacacatgcctatggttattttagtacttggatactgctttattattatctgcaaatgccttgtcttgattattacatgagttatcttatccatgcagcgcccgttcatccatccctatacctacagtattttaatcctgttgtttactataatcactactgttgtctttattacactgctgcttatatttcactactgctactgctataaaactgctgctactgataaactctttcgagcaagtatgtttccaggtgcagctgaattgacgactccgctgttaaggcttacaaatattctttggctccccttgtgtcgaatcaataaattgggttttactttcctcgaagactgttgtgatcccctatacttgtgggtcatcaagactattttctggcgccgttgccggggagcatagctttatttgcaagttcacctgaattgatattgttcgctgcaaatcctccgtcatgggtaaacctcgtgatactaaagtcgtcatattaccatccactacaagaaaatgtacaactctgagtacctctgctgctcttgattcaccatctgtgatatgtcaacttgtttcaccaccacaagcttcacatgttggtacttctgctgaatctgaaaattcctcttataatcttgatgatgcttctactgttcttgatgatgatggttcattaggtccttttctagatgctataattgctaggtctagacaaattgaaaatactgaaattcctaatgaaaatactgttacacatgttaattcacctgagtctgttgaacactctagtgatgatcttgatgaagattatgtggaacttgatgaatattttattgataaatgtaatgctactactagtgtaagtaacattaaaaagcttcttgcacaacatgctgttagatataaactgtatcctgatcctaaatttgccacatctcctataaacactaaggataaggattatgatttttctcttgatttatctcatatatctattgttgagaaaacacctttttgtggtactgaaaaggaaagtgctgtagagcacatgaatgagctttctactttgagtagcttgttttctgatgatatcaagaagcgtacttattttgttgctaaattttttcctttctcaataaaggatgatgctaaaacttggtataatagtttgcctcctgattctattgatagtccaggtggtttgcttgatgatttctttcgaaaatattttcctgctagtgctcaacatattgctttgtagaaaatttatagttttgaccaggaagatggagagaaattgcctgaagcttgggtaaGGTTTTactctcttcttagagctcggtctggacatgatttggaaaaacatgacttacttgatatattttatagtggactaaccattgagtctagggcatacctggatagttgtgctggttgtgttttcaggaaaagaactccagacgaagctgaagaattaatggctagaataagccaaaatcatgatgattggactacacctgaaccaaccccaacaccaatattgaagaaggggagtatgattaaattaagtgatgaagatatgagagaagccaagaaatctcttaaagagaaaggtattaaatctgaagatgtgaagaattaccTCCCAtaaaagatttatgtaagataactcccccttcatccacaattgaggtacattctcttcaacgctttcatAAAGGAGACAtcccttactcaaaacctcctgatcaatgtttagatgaatttgataattatgttgttaagcaagataactttaatatgagagtagggaatcatctaatggaaaattctcaagctattagtaaattgcatgatattgtggagagaaactccaatgatgttaagatgcttgttaaacattttcatatggttcaaattcaaattgatcaactcactaaagtgcaaaatgacttgttgaaaaatacttctaaagaaaaacatgcttatgaagtaacaactagaggagatgtttctactcaggatcagcccggcgccgaccggatcCCCAACTAGTGCCAACCGGGCGGGTGTACTGAGCCACACGACCcacacccggtccctggcccggttgaaaccggaccacccggttccaggcccggtcgaccggcccccagaccggccgagtccgagtctgtctcgaccagatccaatCTGGATCGATTTtctatgtatcttttcgacccctggtcgtcctgaacccctatataagtgcccaggacgcccccaaattaattttagaccacgtttaagataaaccctaattcatagttgattgctttgcaactctatcgaatttctacaccatattgcattgatttggtgtataccctgaaagtcttgtgtgatctgatgttccattggaaattagacagttgcaacttaccgcttcgtggtcggcggctacgtgcgcatgtgtgtggagttgcgaatatcttgcagggttgagagctgttgcattgacgacagggaccaatcgagagacttcgttgcgtcatacaagttatcatccacttcatcatcgtgttatttccgctgtgttcatcgcgtgatcatcatcaccaccgtgcttactgagaagatcgggcaacacctTATCAAGCTATAAGCAGGGCTCAGTCGTATTTCCGGTCAGGGCGGACGCAAATGGACGCTCATGTCgcaccgttggagatgccctaaagctTCATGGTGCACCAATGGTCCATGTTTGGTCATTACTGTGATGTGTACGGTTATCTGCCAAAGGAGACTTGAACAAAATCTTCCTCCGTCAGTCTACAATGCCATTAATTAGGTAATGTTGCTGTCCGTGAGTCAACAATACCTTCATTGACCATGGACTAAACTTTGTTTACTAAGCAACTGTATAGTATTCTGGTAGCCTATTAAAAACACCACAAGGAGCAGGACAGTAAGCAGGCATTATGCTCTCAAACCTGCACCCTAAAAGGCTAAAACGCATGGGATAAGGTAAAACCTTTTTCATTCAAATGGGTTGCTACTTGTCATGGGGATGCTGGCTTCTGGTCCTGTGCGTAGTACACACCATGTTTCTGAGTTCTTCAGGCTGCTTTGTGGATGAGAGGGTGGCCCTCATGGATATTAGCTCTTGGTTCATGAGCTCAAAGTCCAAGGTTCCCAGCTCGTGGGGGCATGGTGATGACTGCTGCTTGTGGGAAGGGATTACATGCGACAATAGCACACGGCAAATATTGCGCCTCGACCTTTCCTCTATGTACCAGTCAATCCGGGGTGCTATCGAAGTTCCATGCTGGAACCTAAACTTGACGATCTTTTCTTCATTTCGGGAGCTTCAGCTACTGGACTTCTCTAGAAATTACGCTTGCTTTGAAGATTTTGGTGGTATGTAACTCCTGTTGCGTGCATGGAACTCTACTTTTATTCGTCCTATAATTTCATTACATAGCATCTTATTGTGAAGCAAACAATTCCTCAGGTCTTCAAGGACTGAGTAAGCTCAGGTATCTCAACCTCAGCGACAACACTTTCATAGGGAGTATCCCAGGATCTGTCAGCAGACTTGTTTCTTTGGAGGTTATAAATCTCAGCGGAAATAACATAAGTGGAACTCTTCAGAATATAGGTACTCCTACTGGAAAGAATAAATTTCGCATCCCTTTTCAGTTGGTGCACTTGATTCTTACTTGCTACAATGGCAGGTTTAAAAAATCTCCAGAACCTGCGAGAATTGCATTTGGGATCCAATCAATTGAGTGGTAGCCTCCCAGCATCCTTATTTTCACTTCCATGCCTTGAGTACCTGGATCTTTCGGAAAATCTTTTTCAAGGACAGATACCCATAAACTCGTCTTGGAAGTGTTCCTCGATGCTTCAAACTATGAGGTTATCTGAAAACATGCTAAGCGGTATATTTGATTTCTTTTGGCTGAGAAACTGTACCAAGCTCAAAGAGATAGATCTGTCGAGAAATACTGATTTGGCTGTTCAAGTGAAACTTCATGGTTGGGTACCTAATTTTGAATTAGAAAGACTAATGCTCTCTTGGTGTAACCTTGATAAAAGCATAATTGCAGAGCCACATTTCCTACGCACACAACATCATCTGCAGGTTATTGATTTGTCTAACAGTAATTTACCGGGAAACATGCCCAATTGGTTGTTCACAAATGAAGCGGCCCTTGTTTACCTGGATCTTTCAAATAACTCGTTAATTGGATCATTAGATCTGATTTTGCAACACAAAACTAATCTTCAAATGGTGAACGTATCTCTGAACCACATTGAAGGACAGCTGCCAGCCAATATCAGTTCAATGTTTCCCAAATTGAGGATTTTTGATATTTCTCATAATATGATATCTGGATTTGTGCCATCTTCATTGTGTAACATTAGAAGCATAGAAGTTATGGATCTATCAAATAACATGTTCACGGGAGAAGTACCATCTTGCTTGTTCACTGATTGCTCGGCATTGACAGTATTGAAAGTCTCAAACAACAGTCTTGGGGGTATGATCCTGGATGGGGCTAGTAACTTGTCCTTTGTGTGGGAAATATACCTAGACAACAACCAATTTCATGGGACTCTCCCTAGAAATCTGTCTGGTAATGTATATATCATGGATTTACATGGTAACAAGATGTCTGGGGAACTCGACACTTCGTTATGGAATCTCCCTTTACTAGAAGCTTTGAGCCTTGCCAGGAACGATTTAACTGGTGACATTGGTCCAGGAATTTGCACATTAACAAGTCTTTTGCTGTTAGACCTGTCAGACAACTACTTTACAGGGCGTATTCCAA
This region of Lolium perenne isolate Kyuss_39 chromosome 2, Kyuss_2.0, whole genome shotgun sequence genomic DNA includes:
- the LOC139829704 gene encoding cuscuta receptor 1-like; the encoded protein is MGCYLSWGCWLLVLCVVHTMFLSSSGCFVDERVALMDISSWFMSSKSKVPSSWGHGDDCCLWEGITCDNSTRQILRLDLSSMYQSIRGAIEVPCWNLNLTIFSSFRELQLLDFSRNYACFEDFGGLQGLSKLRYLNLSDNTFIGSIPGSVSRLVSLEVINLSGNNISGTLQNIGLKNLQNLRELHLGSNQLSGSLPASLFSLPCLEYLDLSENLFQGQIPINSSWKCSSMLQTMRLSENMLSGIFDFFWLRNCTKLKEIDLSRNTDLAVQVKLHGWVPNFELERLMLSWCNLDKSIIAEPHFLRTQHHLQVIDLSNSNLPGNMPNWLFTNEAALVYLDLSNNSLIGSLDLILQHKTNLQMVNVSLNHIEGQLPANISSMFPKLRIFDISHNMISGFVPSSLCNIRSIEVMDLSNNMFTGEVPSCLFTDCSALTVLKVSNNSLGGMILDGASNLSFVWEIYLDNNQFHGTLPRNLSGNVYIMDLHGNKMSGELDTSLWNLPLLEALSLARNDLTGDIGPGICTLTSLLLLDLSDNYFTGRIPNCNAPLPLEFLSLSRNSLSGFPSAFFNSSYITVLDLSHNQFTCTIEWTQYLYQIKVLLLSGNKFEGQISSNLCHLQHLSIIDISHNIISGPVPPCIGVIPFEDPDANLYSWPTTPGNFFGGFDGMDFSYNSHYDLQGFTFTTKGNPYIYGRNFFMLMSGIDLSANMLSGEIPQEIGNLSHIKSLNLSNNFFTGSIPATFANLSQIESLDLSENRLNGSIPRQLTRLSSLGVFSVAFNNLSGCLLDSGQFASFGMDSYKGNDNLRSCTSSSGPVVWNGTVGNVADDSDPILYVVTAVSFVLAFWATVTFVFCHSFGKRIILNL